From a region of the Nitrospirota bacterium genome:
- a CDS encoding uroporphyrinogen decarboxylase family protein: protein MQEDKIFQERRARINELRAKNEKMSCRQRAMTAVKHQEPDRIPIDNWMVPEIQKKTMEYFGCENYEELLKFLGIDFRNNYGPSYVGQTFKKHPDGTVEDLWGVKRKIVTYGKGTDHEGTYSEVAESPLEQMATVEEIERYDRWASPAWWDYSAVKKDCLVYHPDYAVINVGDRLDRTAQLKPMMYLRGVQQTFVDLALNPKIVEAIRDHIINYFVEYNHHVFKSANGEIDIFMMGDDIGGQTGPLLSLDMWRRYFKKGFKTYIDIAHQYGIPVMYHTCGDVKHFIPDLIECGLDILQSLQPRATNMDIKKLKKEFGKHITFQGGMDIQHVLPLGKSEDIREMVRYAMESAKVGGGYIICTAHNIQVDTPIENVVALFEAYHEFGAY, encoded by the coding sequence ATGCAAGAGGATAAGATTTTCCAAGAACGAAGAGCACGAATTAACGAGCTTCGTGCAAAAAATGAGAAGATGAGTTGCAGGCAAAGGGCGATGACGGCGGTTAAACATCAAGAACCTGATAGGATTCCTATCGACAACTGGATGGTCCCCGAGATTCAAAAAAAGACAATGGAATACTTTGGCTGCGAGAATTATGAAGAACTGCTGAAGTTCCTTGGGATTGATTTCAGAAACAATTATGGGCCAAGCTATGTAGGACAGACCTTCAAAAAACACCCTGATGGAACGGTAGAAGACCTCTGGGGCGTAAAGAGAAAGATCGTTACCTATGGTAAAGGGACAGACCACGAGGGGACCTACTCTGAGGTCGCCGAGTCTCCTCTTGAACAGATGGCGACCGTTGAGGAGATAGAAAGATATGACCGCTGGGCAAGCCCTGCTTGGTGGGATTATTCTGCAGTGAAGAAGGACTGCCTGGTTTATCACCCCGATTATGCGGTCATCAATGTAGGAGACCGTCTTGATCGAACCGCACAATTGAAACCCATGATGTATCTAAGAGGAGTCCAGCAGACATTTGTCGATCTGGCACTCAATCCCAAGATCGTCGAGGCAATCAGAGACCATATTATCAATTATTTTGTTGAATACAACCACCATGTCTTTAAATCGGCTAATGGGGAGATTGATATCTTCATGATGGGCGACGACATAGGAGGTCAGACTGGTCCTCTGCTCAGCCTCGATATGTGGAGACGCTACTTCAAGAAAGGATTCAAGACCTACATAGACATTGCCCACCAGTATGGCATCCCTGTGATGTATCATACCTGTGGGGATGTGAAACATTTTATACCCGACCTTATCGAATGCGGACTCGACATCCTCCAGTCTCTCCAACCCCGTGCGACCAATATGGACATTAAAAAATTGAAGAAGGAGTTTGGCAAGCACATCACCTTCCAGGGCGGGATGGATATCCAGCACGTCCTCCCTCTCGGGAAATCAGAGGATATAAGGGAGATGGTAAGGTATGCGATGGAATCAGCGAAGGTAGGGGGTGGTTACATCATCTGTACAGCCCATAATATTCAGGTGGATACCCCCATTGAGAATGTGGTTGCCTTATTTGAGGCATACCATGAGTTTGGAGCATACTGA
- a CDS encoding corrinoid protein, producing the protein MDILKSIEDAVVQRNIQDVKTLTQTALDNNITPTDILNKGLIRGLEIIGDLFERQEIFVPELLLSAMAMKEGLSLLKPILEKSDIPPIGKVVIGTVEGDVHDIGKNIVSMMLTGAGFHVIDLGIDVSAQKFREVVEKEKADILALSCLYTPTRLAMKDVISALQEDNLRNNVKVLIGGAPIDQKFADMIGADGYASDAPSGVKKSLGWLRK; encoded by the coding sequence ATGGATATCCTAAAAAGTATCGAAGATGCAGTTGTCCAAAGAAACATCCAAGATGTGAAGACCCTGACTCAAACTGCTCTGGATAATAACATTACCCCAACAGACATCCTCAACAAAGGACTGATCAGGGGTCTTGAAATCATCGGTGATCTCTTTGAGCGCCAGGAAATATTTGTCCCTGAGCTCCTTCTATCTGCCATGGCCATGAAGGAAGGTCTCTCCCTGTTAAAGCCAATTCTTGAAAAAAGTGATATTCCTCCAATTGGAAAGGTAGTAATCGGTACGGTAGAAGGTGATGTACATGATATAGGCAAGAATATCGTCTCAATGATGCTTACAGGGGCAGGATTTCATGTGATTGATCTTGGCATTGATGTCTCTGCACAGAAGTTCCGCGAGGTAGTAGAAAAGGAAAAAGCAGATATCCTCGCACTCTCCTGCCTTTACACACCTACCCGTTTAGCAATGAAGGATGTTATTAGTGCTTTGCAAGAGGATAATTTACGGAACAATGTCAAAGTCCTCATTGGTGGAGCCCCTATCGACCAGAAATTCGCAGATATGATCGGAGCGGATGGGTATGCGTCAGATGCTCCATCCGGAGTAAAGAAATCTTTGGGTTGGCTGAGGAAATAA
- a CDS encoding uroporphyrinogen decarboxylase family protein, whose product MKPRERFLMALNHKEPDRVPQLIRWGKEIGERLSQIFGVSGEDLGPRIGNDAIVCQVGINALMEMSVGDLVEGETFTSEWGVVYQRQSGFNNPIKHPLENKENLDTYQWPNPNDPRRLNEIRRVMKKYHDDYVVIVDLSSSLYEASMAHLRGMEKFILDSYDDPDWVGRVLDGLADYYIVLGTHAVNEGVDIIRIGDDVGTQMGLLIPPDLWRKLVKPRLGRMIKAFKKANPEIIILYHSCGDFSLIFDDLIELGVGFISTMQPTGVQSDYVAIKKRYGNRLAFKGGLDTQQLLPQGTPAEIREEVKRLLSAYAPGGGYVFMPAHLLYQDVPTENIWAMMEALKDYGKYPLKI is encoded by the coding sequence ATGAAACCCAGGGAAAGATTCTTGATGGCATTAAATCATAAAGAACCAGATAGGGTACCCCAACTGATTCGATGGGGAAAGGAAATTGGGGAGAGACTTTCTCAGATATTCGGTGTTTCTGGAGAAGATTTGGGACCCCGGATAGGTAACGATGCGATTGTCTGTCAGGTCGGTATCAACGCACTCATGGAGATGAGTGTGGGTGATTTAGTCGAAGGGGAGACCTTTACCAGCGAGTGGGGGGTTGTCTATCAAAGGCAGTCAGGTTTCAATAATCCAATAAAGCACCCCCTTGAAAATAAAGAGAATCTTGATACTTATCAATGGCCCAATCCAAATGATCCCAGAAGATTGAACGAGATTAGAAGAGTAATGAAAAAATATCATGATGATTATGTTGTTATTGTTGACCTTTCAAGTTCTCTTTACGAAGCATCTATGGCTCACCTTCGAGGGATGGAGAAGTTCATCCTTGACTCATATGACGACCCTGACTGGGTCGGAAGGGTTCTTGATGGTCTTGCTGACTATTATATTGTCCTCGGGACTCACGCAGTAAATGAAGGGGTTGATATTATCAGGATCGGGGATGATGTGGGAACCCAGATGGGATTGCTTATACCTCCTGACCTCTGGAGAAAACTGGTAAAACCTCGCCTCGGCAGGATGATCAAGGCATTTAAAAAAGCAAACCCCGAGATAATCATCCTGTATCATTCATGTGGCGATTTCAGTCTCATATTCGATGACCTCATTGAATTGGGTGTGGGATTTATAAGCACAATGCAACCTACAGGTGTGCAATCGGACTATGTAGCAATCAAAAAGAGATATGGAAACAGGCTGGCATTCAAGGGTGGACTGGATACACAGCAGTTATTGCCCCAGGGGACACCAGCAGAGATTAGAGAAGAGGTAAAAAGGCTTCTCAGTGCATATGCCCCGGGTGGTGGCTATGTATTTATGCCGGCTCATCTGCTCTATCAGGATGTCCCTACAGAAAATATCTGGGCAATGATGGAGGCACTGAAAGACTATGGGAAATATCCGCTGAAGATATAA
- a CDS encoding uroporphyrinogen decarboxylase family protein: MIPRERFLAAIHHQEPDRVPQLIRWGKEVGEKVGEIYGVTGPELEVRIGNDAIVCQLGINSEMEMSIGDLEQGETYTNEWGVRYERRLGFNNPVGHPLKNKKDLDGYQFPNPDDPKKIEKLRIIIQKYGKEFAIIADLSSTLFEAAAAHLRGMEQFLIDCYEDPIFAGRLLDELTDYYSVLGTKAIMEGADIIRIGDDIGSQRGMLIHPKLWRRLVRPRLFRMVQTFRQVNPEIIILYHSCGDFRPIIPDLIDIGVQLISSMQEVGSMNLSEIKEEFGKYLAFKGGLDTQCLLPMGTPEDVREEVRRLVRTLGAGGGYIFMPSHLLYGDVPLHNIWAMFEALRDYGTYPLKEKIIEVKTDRMDKAKVLLISKDNLETLAKMVENGEDSQVKQWTQKVLWQGIDARDILIHGLQKGMERLAAQFKSGETFLPEILMGNKALHAGMEVLKIHLNGRMEQPKGIIVLGMVKNDLHDIGKNIVKIMFETVGFRVIDVGVDVSPEDFVSVVEQESADILALSARMSTTLIGIKDVIELVKRRKLREKVKVMIGGAPVTPSFAIEVGANGFAPDGTSAAEKALELMGIENL; this comes from the coding sequence ATGATACCTCGTGAGAGATTCTTAGCTGCTATTCACCATCAAGAGCCCGATCGTGTTCCCCAACTGATCCGCTGGGGAAAAGAAGTGGGAGAGAAAGTGGGGGAGATATACGGAGTAACAGGTCCTGAATTGGAAGTTAGAATCGGTAACGATGCGATTGTTTGCCAGTTAGGAATCAACTCTGAGATGGAGATGAGCATCGGAGACCTGGAACAAGGTGAAACCTATACTAATGAATGGGGTGTTAGGTATGAAAGGCGGCTGGGTTTTAATAACCCTGTTGGGCATCCATTAAAGAATAAAAAAGACCTTGATGGGTATCAGTTCCCAAACCCTGATGATCCAAAAAAGATAGAGAAACTCAGAATTATTATCCAGAAGTATGGTAAAGAATTTGCCATTATAGCTGACCTCTCCAGCACCCTCTTTGAGGCAGCCGCTGCCCATTTAAGAGGAATGGAGCAGTTTCTTATAGATTGCTACGAGGACCCTATTTTTGCTGGCAGGCTTTTAGATGAACTAACAGATTACTATTCCGTCCTTGGAACCAAGGCAATCATGGAAGGTGCAGATATTATCAGGATTGGTGATGATATTGGTTCTCAACGGGGGATGTTAATTCATCCAAAGCTCTGGAGGAGATTGGTTAGACCCCGGCTGTTTCGGATGGTCCAGACCTTCAGGCAAGTGAACCCGGAAATTATCATTCTTTATCATTCCTGTGGAGACTTTCGTCCCATCATTCCTGATCTCATTGATATTGGTGTCCAATTAATAAGTTCAATGCAGGAAGTAGGTTCTATGAATCTTTCTGAGATCAAAGAGGAGTTTGGCAAATATTTGGCATTCAAGGGGGGGTTAGATACTCAATGTCTCCTTCCTATGGGGACTCCTGAAGATGTCAGAGAAGAGGTTCGGAGATTAGTTCGAACCTTAGGTGCGGGGGGTGGATACATATTTATGCCCTCTCATCTTCTTTATGGCGATGTTCCCCTGCACAATATCTGGGCAATGTTTGAGGCTTTGAGAGACTATGGGACTTATCCGTTAAAGGAAAAGATAATAGAAGTCAAAACAGACAGAATGGATAAGGCTAAGGTTTTGCTTATCAGCAAAGATAATTTGGAAACCCTTGCGAAAATGGTAGAGAACGGAGAAGATTCACAGGTCAAACAGTGGACGCAAAAGGTCCTTTGGCAGGGAATCGATGCCCGGGACATATTGATTCATGGGTTACAAAAAGGAATGGAGAGGCTGGCAGCACAATTTAAAAGTGGCGAGACATTCCTTCCTGAAATCTTGATGGGTAATAAAGCCCTCCATGCAGGTATGGAGGTTCTCAAAATCCACCTTAACGGCAGAATGGAGCAACCGAAAGGGATTATTGTCCTTGGAATGGTAAAAAATGACCTTCACGATATTGGTAAAAACATAGTTAAGATTATGTTTGAGACAGTTGGATTCAGGGTGATAGACGTGGGAGTGGATGTTTCACCTGAGGATTTTGTTTCTGTCGTTGAGCAAGAAAGCGCCGATATTTTAGCCCTCTCAGCCAGAATGAGCACCACCCTGATTGGAATTAAAGATGTCATTGAACTTGTTAAGCGGAGGAAACTCAGGGAAAAGGTAAAGGTCATGATAGGAGGTGCTCCCGTTACTCCAAGCTTTGCTATTGAGGTAGGAGCAAACGGTTTTGCTCCTGATGGGACATCAGCCGCTGAGAAGGCTTTAGAATTGATGGGCATAGAAAATTTATAG
- a CDS encoding sigma 54-interacting transcriptional regulator, giving the protein MEDSLEIFDDKLDLFSLVRRNTILESILDCIFDDLFIIDKNGVIVYISQNTSRNLGINRDETIGKLLSLTSIKITRHIIPNESFERGIIVGPSFKNIEVVIFSTDEEEVMAGCRKSFCFQGEDGHIFKDMTKLKGMASQLRQLKKVLGSKFGFDNIVGNSEAIEKAKSLAYLAAQSDSTVLLYGESGVGKELFAHAIHSISKRKNLPFIKVDCAGIPDNLLESELFGYEEGAFTGARKGGKPGRFERAHKGTLFLDEVGDMGLPMQVKLLRVLQEKEIERVGGTETLEIDVRVIASTRFNLQEKIQKGEFREDLFYRLEVIPIYIPPLRERKEDIPLFVKHFLNKLNKKTGKEIRYVSEDVMTIFKDYSWPGNIRELENVIEGAMNLTNGEIIGVKSLPLTKRQKNIGLSKLPSISIGESMKDIEVAHIRRALELTHGNKRKASKVLGIPRSTFYIKLKKYGL; this is encoded by the coding sequence ATGGAAGATTCTTTAGAGATATTTGATGATAAGTTAGACTTATTCTCTCTGGTTAGACGAAATACAATTCTGGAGAGTATTCTCGACTGCATTTTCGATGACTTATTTATCATAGATAAGAATGGTGTTATAGTCTATATCAGTCAGAATACCAGTCGAAACCTTGGAATTAATCGCGACGAGACTATTGGTAAACTACTCTCCTTAACCTCCATCAAGATTACACGACATATTATCCCTAACGAATCGTTTGAACGTGGTATCATAGTTGGGCCCTCTTTTAAAAATATCGAGGTGGTCATCTTTTCAACGGATGAAGAAGAAGTTATGGCAGGATGCAGGAAATCTTTCTGTTTTCAAGGCGAAGATGGTCATATTTTTAAAGACATGACTAAGCTAAAGGGAATGGCAAGTCAATTGAGGCAGTTGAAAAAAGTCCTGGGAAGCAAATTTGGGTTTGATAACATTGTGGGAAACAGTGAAGCGATCGAAAAGGCAAAGTCCCTTGCTTATCTTGCTGCACAGAGTGACTCAACGGTCCTATTATATGGAGAGAGCGGTGTAGGAAAAGAACTTTTTGCTCATGCCATTCATTCCATTAGCAAAAGAAAAAATTTGCCTTTCATCAAAGTTGATTGTGCAGGTATACCTGATAATCTTTTAGAATCAGAGTTGTTTGGTTACGAAGAAGGGGCTTTTACAGGTGCACGCAAAGGTGGAAAACCAGGAAGATTTGAGCGGGCTCATAAAGGGACTCTCTTCCTGGATGAAGTGGGTGATATGGGGCTTCCAATGCAGGTAAAACTCCTGCGTGTCTTGCAGGAAAAGGAGATCGAGCGTGTCGGGGGTACAGAGACCTTAGAGATAGATGTCAGGGTTATCGCTTCAACTCGATTTAATCTGCAAGAAAAAATACAAAAAGGTGAATTCCGGGAAGACCTCTTTTATCGTCTGGAAGTTATCCCAATTTATATTCCTCCATTAAGGGAGAGGAAGGAAGATATCCCATTGTTTGTGAAGCATTTTTTAAATAAACTCAATAAGAAAACAGGCAAGGAGATCCGATATGTTTCCGAAGATGTAATGACCATTTTCAAGGATTACTCATGGCCCGGGAATATCAGAGAATTGGAGAATGTGATAGAAGGAGCAATGAATCTTACTAATGGAGAGATCATCGGTGTTAAAAGTCTTCCTCTCACGAAGAGACAAAAAAACATAGGACTTTCAAAACTTCCTTCGATATCTATTGGAGAATCTATGAAAGATATAGAAGTGGCTCATATTCGAAGAGCACTTGAACTAACGCATGGCAATAAGCGTAAGGCATCAAAGGTTCTGGGTATTCCTCGCTCCACTTTTTATATAAAACTTAAAAAATATGGTCTGTGA
- a CDS encoding corrinoid protein, whose product MSDMILLASLVEKGNHIETAKVTRELLDQGVNPNQILYEGLQKGLLTLGERFKRNEAYIPEVLLSARAMKTGMEILKPFLVRNESEPKARVVLGTVKNDLHDIGKNMVGMMLENAGFIVFDLGINVPEEKFLSALRKEEAPLLGMSALLSTTMPELKRVIELLKKEGIRDKVKVLVGGAPVTEKYAMDIEADGYAPDAIRAAEKAAELIDGKK is encoded by the coding sequence ATGTCTGATATGATACTTCTTGCAAGTTTGGTTGAAAAAGGGAATCACATAGAAACAGCCAAGGTAACAAGAGAACTTTTAGATCAGGGAGTGAATCCGAACCAGATACTTTATGAGGGTTTACAGAAAGGATTGTTAACTTTAGGTGAGCGTTTTAAACGTAACGAAGCCTACATTCCCGAGGTTCTTCTATCAGCAAGGGCAATGAAAACAGGGATGGAGATCCTTAAACCTTTTTTAGTCAGAAATGAATCAGAACCGAAAGCCAGAGTAGTCCTGGGAACAGTTAAAAATGACTTACACGATATTGGCAAAAACATGGTAGGTATGATGTTAGAAAATGCAGGGTTTATAGTGTTTGACCTTGGAATCAATGTCCCTGAAGAAAAATTCCTCTCAGCCCTCCGCAAAGAGGAAGCCCCCCTTCTTGGAATGTCAGCCCTGCTCAGTACTACCATGCCTGAGTTAAAGCGGGTCATTGAACTTCTCAAGAAAGAAGGAATAAGGGATAAGGTCAAAGTCCTTGTAGGAGGTGCTCCTGTCACTGAGAAATACGCCATGGATATCGAGGCAGACGGGTATGCCCCGGATGCTATCAGGGCAGCAGAGAAGGCTGCTGAACTGATTGACGGCAAGAAATGA
- a CDS encoding dihydropteroate synthase has product MLVIGEKINSSIKGVEEAILQRNESFFHDLAKCQMLAGADYLEVNSGFRIYPEEEAEDVEWLVPLVQGATELPLCIDSPYPLVIQTALKHHKGVAIINSINGESDRYGEILPLAKQYGCGLIALTSDRGGIPSGVSGRLKIAERIANTVSNNGIPLKNLYFDPLVMPLSSDTKNGLLFLETLKEIKRLFPEAKTISGLSNISFGLPRRSLINQAFLILSIEAGLDAAILNPLDQRLMALIKSTEAILNKDPFCLKYIEAYREGRLV; this is encoded by the coding sequence ATGTTGGTGATCGGAGAAAAGATTAACAGTTCCATTAAGGGTGTGGAGGAGGCGATCCTCCAGCGAAACGAATCTTTTTTCCACGATTTGGCAAAATGCCAGATGCTCGCTGGAGCTGATTATCTTGAGGTGAATTCCGGATTTCGCATATATCCTGAAGAGGAGGCAGAGGATGTGGAATGGCTTGTCCCTTTAGTTCAGGGTGCAACAGAGCTCCCACTTTGCATCGATTCTCCTTACCCACTTGTCATTCAGACAGCCCTGAAACATCATAAAGGTGTAGCGATAATTAACTCAATCAATGGAGAGAGTGACCGATATGGAGAGATTCTTCCTTTGGCAAAACAGTATGGTTGTGGTCTCATTGCATTGACATCAGATAGAGGAGGCATTCCTTCCGGTGTATCAGGTCGCCTCAAAATAGCCGAGAGAATTGCCAATACAGTCTCAAATAACGGTATTCCCCTTAAGAATCTTTACTTTGATCCACTTGTCATGCCCTTGTCCTCTGATACAAAAAATGGTCTCCTGTTCCTCGAGACCTTAAAAGAGATTAAACGGTTATTCCCTGAGGCAAAAACTATTTCAGGCTTGAGTAATATATCCTTTGGTCTTCCAAGAAGGAGTCTTATCAATCAGGCTTTCCTGATCCTGTCCATCGAGGCTGGTCTGGACGCCGCTATCTTAAACCCGCTGGATCAAAGGCTTATGGCACTTATAAAAAGCACTGAGGCTATTCTAAACAAAGACCCTTTTTGCCTGAAATATATTGAGGCATATCGGGAGGGAAGGCTTGTATAA
- a CDS encoding MFS transporter translates to MERAHAVEIKSDVEPRLDRLPWTRWQTRIVFALGFAWFLDSLEASIIGSILGILKKIWQFTPLQGSLTVSVWLIGIMVGAVVFGYLSDRYGRKKMFILTLVWYALFTVGCAFSTNIWIFIFLRFMAAIGIGGEYAAISSAVVEFVPRKMRGRIDAFIMSMWPLGAIASAMLVMFALKLFPAEIAWRAGFVLAVLLALFALWARKTVPESPRWLIDRQRMDEAKVIVDTAERRIMEIKGLKELAPVEPIIIRSGVRQNVWDQTKELYTKYPGRVALGAFMNFSQVALGYGSIAYASLVLFPMTKTPPEIVPFYFMIAFFFAFLGGLTSTIMVDTVGRKVTGVLSYGAYPFAALSMLIVNSPTTALISLCIMQFVYTWGWVTEYVIKSEIFPTRIRAAGIGWCTFFGRLGGVIAPPLLASVYQATKSLADVAYVMAIFISGGFIAACFWAAKGIEGKHKSLEALEKI, encoded by the coding sequence ATGGAAAGAGCACATGCAGTCGAAATAAAAAGCGATGTCGAACCCAGGCTTGATAGACTACCGTGGACCAGGTGGCAGACCAGAATAGTATTTGCCCTGGGATTTGCCTGGTTTTTAGACTCACTTGAGGCAAGTATCATCGGAAGTATTCTCGGTATTTTGAAGAAGATATGGCAATTTACTCCTCTTCAAGGGTCCCTTACAGTAAGTGTCTGGTTGATAGGCATAATGGTTGGAGCGGTTGTTTTTGGTTATCTATCTGATAGGTATGGTCGTAAGAAGATGTTTATCTTAACCCTCGTATGGTATGCACTCTTTACAGTAGGCTGCGCCTTCTCTACTAATATCTGGATATTTATCTTCCTCAGGTTTATGGCTGCTATTGGCATAGGTGGAGAATATGCGGCTATCAGTTCTGCGGTTGTAGAGTTCGTCCCGAGAAAGATGAGAGGAAGGATAGATGCCTTTATTATGTCCATGTGGCCTCTCGGAGCAATAGCCTCTGCCATGCTTGTAATGTTTGCTTTAAAACTTTTCCCGGCTGAAATCGCCTGGAGGGCAGGCTTCGTGCTTGCTGTACTTCTTGCCCTCTTCGCACTATGGGCTCGTAAAACCGTCCCTGAATCTCCCCGCTGGTTGATAGACAGGCAGAGGATGGATGAGGCTAAGGTAATTGTGGACACCGCTGAAAGACGTATAATGGAGATAAAAGGCTTGAAGGAATTGGCTCCTGTAGAGCCTATTATAATTCGTTCCGGGGTTCGACAAAATGTCTGGGACCAGACAAAAGAATTATACACCAAATACCCTGGAAGAGTGGCTTTAGGGGCTTTCATGAATTTTTCACAGGTGGCACTCGGTTATGGCTCAATCGCCTATGCTTCACTTGTTCTTTTCCCGATGACCAAGACCCCACCTGAGATTGTTCCCTTTTACTTCATGATAGCCTTTTTCTTCGCCTTCCTTGGTGGTCTGACCTCTACGATTATGGTAGACACAGTCGGCAGAAAGGTCACAGGGGTGCTTTCCTATGGGGCTTATCCCTTTGCTGCCCTGAGTATGCTCATAGTCAATAGCCCTACAACAGCACTGATTTCTCTCTGCATTATGCAGTTTGTCTACACATGGGGTTGGGTTACAGAATATGTGATTAAGTCAGAGATCTTCCCAACTCGAATACGGGCTGCAGGGATCGGCTGGTGTACCTTCTTTGGAAGACTTGGTGGAGTCATCGCCCCACCTCTCCTGGCGAGTGTATATCAGGCTACCAAGTCACTCGCGGATGTTGCGTATGTTATGGCCATCTTCATATCAGGTGGGTTTATAGCAGCCTGTTTCTGGGCGGCAAAAGGCATTGAAGGAAAACACAAGTCACTTGAGGCATTGGAAAAAATCTGA